The sequence below is a genomic window from Novosphingobium sp. KACC 22771.
CCGATTGCAGCACCGGCGGCTATGCGGCGCCCTTTACCAAAGCGCAGTTGACCTGCCTGCCGTTCCAGTATGTTTCGCCCTATATCTGGAGCATCCATCTGGCCATCGACAAGAATCTGCCCGACAATATGGGCAAGGGTTCGCTTTATGTCAGCTATTCGCACTCCTCGGCGCAATACACCGATGCGCAGATCCTGCCCAAGGAACAGCCCGGCGCCTGGCTTGAACCCTATGGCCTGCTCAATGTTTCGGCCGACATCAAAGAGGTGGCCGGATCGAATTTCGATGTGGGCCTGTTTGCCACCAATCTGACCAACAAGCTCTATCGCATCAGCAACAGCAACGTCTATCAGTCCGGCGGCCTGCTGCTGTGGTCGACCATTTACGGCGAACCGCGCATGTATGGCATCCGTCTGAAGTACCACTTCGGCGAGTAAGGCCAAGGGGGGTGCAAAAGGCCGCAGGCGGGGTGGTTCAGGCTGCCCCGCCGATTTTTGCCGAACTTATGAGTAAACACTAACTTTGTATTTGACACCCCTGCCACTTTCGCCAATCTCCACGCCCATGACGCAGAGGAATGCAAGTGACAGGCTCAAGGTTCGCAAGCGGATTCCCGCAGCCGAGCGGCGTGGCTCGCTGATCCGCGCCGCGCGCAAGGTCTTTGCCGAGAGAGGCTTTGACGGCGCCAAGACTTCGGCCATCGCCGAGGCTGCCGGCGTGTCTGAAGCCCTGCTCTACCGCCATTTCCCCTCCAAGCGGGCCCTTTACGGCGCCGTGCTGCGTCAACTTATCCAGACCCAGAACGCTGTCTATGACGCCATCGGTTCACCGGCCCCCTCGACCGAAAGCCTGGTGGTGGTGGTCAGCGGATATCTGCGCGCCTGTGTCGATCCGGAACAGTCAAGCTGGCGCGAGGGCCTCAAGGTCTTGCTCTCGAGCCTGGCAGGCGACGGCACCTATGCGGGTACGGTTTACCGGAGGGCGACAGGCCTGACCGTGGAACCCCTGGCCGCAGCCCTGTCGGCGGCGCGGGCCTGCGGCGACATCGAAGGTCCTGCCCTCTCCCCCCTGCATACGGCCATGTTCATCGAGCATGTCGGAACGATGATATCCGTTGCCAGCCAATTGCCGCATGGCAGCGCCCCCTATGAGGCGGATCTGGTGCGCGTGGTGGACGACGCGATCTGGTTTTGCTGCCGGGGCGTTGGCCTGAATATTGCCGCCATAACCCGTTGCCTGGCGGCCGTCCGCAACGATGTTCCACGCATCCTTGGTCGCCCGGCGAGGAAACGCCGGTCGGCAACCGCCAATCCATAAATCACGAGAGGAGAAACCCCCATGGGAGCCTATAACATCGAAAAGGGCGTGGTCGATCTCGGCCACATCAAACTGCCCGTTCCCGATACCATCAGCCCCGAAGCCCAAGCCTATCTGTCGGCCAACCCATGGGGCGACATTCCCGAACCGCCCGAGCCGATCCCGATGTGGGTCATGCGCGAGGGGATGGATCAGGCGATGCAGGGGCTCAACCAGTATGCCCTGTCGATCTGGCCCTGCGAGGTGGAGGAAACGCTGATTGCGGGCGTTCGCTGCCACCGCATCCGCAAACCCGGCGCGCCCGATGCCACCAAGGACAAGGTGATGATCAACCTGCATGGCGGCGGTTTTGTCATCGGTTCGGGCGCTTTGGGTGAGGCAATCCCCATCGTCGGCGAAACTGGGGTGGAGGTCATTGCGGTGGACTATCGTCTCGCGCCCGAACACCCCTATCCGGCGGCGGTCGATGATGTTCTGGCCGTCTACAAGGCGCTTCTTGCCGATTACAAGCCGCAGGACATCGTGATCTTCGGCACCTCGGCGGGCGGTTTTCTGACCGCGATGACCGTCATGCGCCTCAAGAAGGAAGGTCTGCCCCTGCCGGTATGCTGCGGCATGTTCACAGCAGGCGGCGATCTTGCCAATCTGGGCGACACGTTCAACTATCTCACCCTTTCAGGGTTTTACGGACACACAGGCTTTCCAGTCGACCATCCCCTGTCCGAACGCGGCAAATTCCTTGGCGATGCTGACCGCAATGATCCGCTGGTGACCCCGATCAAGGGCGACCTGTCCGATTTCCCCCCCACCTTGCTGGTGAGCGGCACACGTGACGCTGTGCTGTCTTCTGCGGCGATGTTCCACCGCGCCCTGCGCCGGGCGGGCCGGGACGCGGAACTCTATGTGTTTGAGGCGATGCCGCACGGCTTTTGGTATGGCTATCAACTGCCAGAAACCCACGAAACCATTGGCATCATGGCGCGCTTTTTCGAAAAGCACCTTGGGCTGACGCGATAAACAGATACGGGAGAAAGAACCGATGACTCAACGTCTTGCAGGCAAGCGCCTGATCGTGGTGGGCAGCGCAACCGGAATTGGAGCGGCCACCGTGAAGCGACTGATTGCCGAAGGCGCGCAGGTTTGCGCGGCCGACATCAACATTTCCGGCGCAGAAAAGGTTGCCGAGGAAGCAGGCCCCAATGCCTTCGCCGTCGCGATCGACATTGCCGATGAAGCCTCGGTGCAGACGGCGGTCGCTGCTGCGGTCGCCCGGATGGGCGGGTTGGATGGCGCGCATATCAACGCCGCCGACCTGCGCGTCATCATGTCGGACACCGATCTGCTCGATATGGGCATGGACGTGTTTGACCGCACCATCGCCGTCAATTTGCGCGGCCATGTCCTGTGCGCCCGCGCGGTGATGCCGCATCTGTTGAAGAACGAGGCTTCGGCCATTGTCTTTACCAGTTCGGGTTCCGCGCATGGGGCGGAACCGGCGCGCGCCTGCTATGCCATGGCCAAGGCGGGCATCAACGCGCTGATGCGTCATATTGCCGCGCGTTGGGGCAAGGAGGGCCTGACGGCCAACGTGCTCGCACCGGGCTTTACCATCACCGGCGAGTTGAAGGCAAATCTGGAGCAGAACGGCGCCGAGGCGCAAAAATGGCTGGATGTCTATCGCGCAAAAACCCCCCACACAAGGTTGGGAGAGGCCGAGGATCATGCGGCCGTGGTGGCGATGCTGCTGTCCGAAGACGGCCGCTGGATCAACGGTTCGATCATCGACGTCAACGGCGGATCGCTGATGCGCGCCTGATGATGGTGCGCTTCGGGGCGGAAGACTTAACTCCCGCCCCGAAGTCGTCATGCGCGCAGCGCGGTTTTTTGCACCTTGCCCGCTGGATTGCGAGGCAGCGCGTCCAGAAAGGCGAAGCCGCGCGGCACCTTGTAATTGGCCATCGCCCCGCGTGACCAGGCCATCAGTTCCGCCTCCGTAACGCTGGCGCCCGGTCGCAGCACGACATAGGCACGCCCCACTTCGCCCATCCGCTCGTCAGGCACGCCGATCACGGCGGCCATGGCAATGGCAGGATGGCTGGCCAACAGCTTCTCCACCTCGGCAGGATAGACGTTGAAGCCCCCGGTGATAAACATGTCCTTCAGTCGGTCGGTAATGTTAAGATAGCCACGCTTATCAATGGTGCCGACATCGCCCGTGTGCAGCCAGCCCTCGGCGTCGATGGCCTCGGCGGTGGCTTCGGGGTCGTCGAGATAGCCCCGCATCACCGCATGACCGCGCACCCACAATTCACCCGCCACACCCGGCGGGTTGTCATGCCCCTGCGCGTCAACGCTGCGCACTTCGATACCGGGCAAAGGATAGCCGCAGGTGCTGGCGATGGTTTGGGCATCATCGCCCTGCCGCGTCATGGCAATCGCACCGCATTCCGTCATGCCATAGCCGTTGACGATGTTTTGCATACCAAGTTCGGTACGCATCCGTTCAACCAGCGCAGGCGCGACCGGCGCCGCCCCCGTCACCGCAACCCGCAGCGAGGAGAAGTCGCGTGGCTTGTCCCCATCCAGTTCCTGCAGCAGGGACTGGTAAATCGTGGGCGGCCCCGGAAGGAAGCTTATCTTGTTGACCTCAATCTGGCGCACCGTCTCGGCCACGTCGAACATGGCCATGGGAACGATGGTGGCGCCGCGCGTCAGACAGACCGCCCAGCCGGCCTTGTAGCCAAAGGTATGGAAGAAGGGATTGACGATCAGATAGCGATCGCCTTGCCGCAGATCGACGCGCACGGCCCAGTCGCCGAAGATCTGCACCGCCTGGGCGTGCGCGGTCAGCACGCCCTTGGGGCGACCCGTGGTGCCCGACGTAAAGATGATGTCGCAGATGTCATCGCCCGTCAGTTGCGCAAAAGCCTCCTCCACGGCCGGATCATCCGCCCCCTTGCCCCGCGCGACAAAATCCTCCCAATCCCGGTCGATGCGGATTACCTCGGCCAGATCGGGCAGATCCTCGCCCGCCAGCATGGCGCCGTAGTCGAGCTTGAGGAAATCGCCCGCCGCCATGACGAATTTGGCGCGCGCGCGGCGCAGAATGTCCGCCGCCTCCGCGCCCTTGAAGCGGGTGTTGAGCGGAATCACCGTGGCGCCAAGGGTCTGGGCGCCCAGCGCCGCAAGGATCCATTCGCGGCTGTTGGGCGCCCAAATGCCCACACGGTCGCCCCGGCGCAGGCCCGAGGCCCAAAATGCCGAGGCAGTCGCCCGGGCATCGTCCCAAAGCTGCGCAAAGGTCCAGCTTTGGGACGGGCCGATCAGGCCCGTCCGGTCGCCCCATTGCTCGGCAGCGGCCTTGGCCGCGTGCGGGATCGTCTGCGGCCAGACACCCATCTGGTCAGTCATCGGGGTAATGTCCTCAAGCGACTTCGAACAATCCGGCGGCGCCCATGCCGCCCGCAACGCACATCGAGATCACCACATATTTGACCCCGCGACGCTTGCCCTCGATCAGGGCGTGACCCACCAGCCGCGAACCCGTCATTGCAAAGGGATGGCCAATAGCAATGCCGCCGCCGTTGACGTTGAGCTTTTCCGGGTCGATCCCCAGCTTCTGCTGGCAATAGATGGCCTGGCTGGCAAAAGCCTCGTTGATTTCCCAAAGGCCGATGTCGTCGATCTTCAGCCCGGCGCGATCAAGCAGCTTGGGGATCGCGAAAACAGGGCCGATACCCATTTCATCCGCACCGCAACCGGCCACCTGAAAACCGCGATAGACGCCCAGGATTGGCAGCCCTTCCTTTTGCGCGGTGGCCAGATCCATCACCACCTGCGCGCTGGCGCCATCGGAAAGCTGCGAGGCGTTGCCCGCTGTGATGTGCCTTCCTTCCTTCACCACCTGTCCGTTCTTATGCACAGGCTTGAGTTCGGAGAGCTTTTCATAGGTTGTGCCCGCACGGATGCCCTCATCCTTGTCGAGTGTGACCTGTTCCTTGCCCGTCTCGTTGCCTTCCTTGTCGAACAACGCCTTGGTGACGGTGATCGGCACGATTTCATCGTTGAAGGCCCCGGCGGCCTGCGCGGCGGCGGCGCGCTGCTGGCTTTGCGCGGCAAAACGGTCCTGCGCCTCCCGGCTTACGCCATAGCGGTCGGCCACGATTTCGGCCGTCTCGATCATCGCCATATAGGCATAGGGATCGTGCTCTTTCACCCATTCCGAACGGTTGCGGAAATTGGGATAATGCTTGTCGATCGTCAGCGAGACATTTTCCGTGCCGCCCGAAAGCGCACAGTCAATTTCATTGGCGATGATGCCGCGCGCCGCAAAGGCCAGCGCATTAAGGCCCGATGAGCATTTGCGATCCATCGCAAAACCAGCCGTTGTATCGGGCAAAACCGAACCATGCACGGCAAGACGGCCAATGTTGTAGCTCTGCGTGTTCCATTGATTGGCGCAGCCCATATACACATCGTCGATGCGCGCGGGATCGATCCCGGCGCGCGCAATGGCCGCGTCCACCACATGGGCGGCCATCCGGGGCGCTTCGGTATCGTTGAAAGCGCCGCGATAGGCCTTGCCTACGCCGGTGCGCGCGGTGGAGATAATGGCTGCATCACGCATAGATAGATCCTCTCAGAAACCGTGCATATTGGTCGGACCCCAAAAGGCCCGCATTTCAATGATTTCATTCGCATCGTTGAAGCGGAACGTGTCGATCACGTCGATGCGCCTGTCGCCGCCTTCCCAATGCAGATTGACCGAAAAGGGGAAGACCGCGTAATCGGCCACGACCCTGATCGGCCCCAGCAATTTGAGCTTGGCGCCTGTGGCCATGGACTGGCTGTAAAAGGCTTGGATAGCCTCGCGCCCCACATATTTTGGCGCGCCCACGGGGTCTTCCACCGTGGCGTCAGCGGCGTAAAGCGCTGCGACCCTTTCCGCGCTGCCCGCTTCAAAGGCGGCGACATATTCGTGGACAGCGGCTTCCATTTGGACAGGATCTGGCATTTTTACAGGATCAGACATCTGGCTCACTCCGGATAATAGCGGCTGATCGTGTCGATCACACAGGCGGGCTTGTCATTGTCCTCGATCTCGATGGTCACGCGCACGGTGGATTGCACCGCGCCCTTGATCTCTTCCACCTTGACGATCTCACCCACGGCGCGAATGCGCTTGCCGACCAACACCGGGGCCAGAAATCGGACCTTGTCCGTCCCCACATTCACACCCGCCGAGAATTTGCGCACCTCGATCAGGTCGGGGAGGAAATAGTTGACGAGGCTCATCGTGAGATAGCCATGCGCAATCGTGCCGCCGAAAGGGCCGCTTTGGGCTCGCTCCACATCGACATGGATCCACTGATGATCGCCAGTAACCTCGGCGAAACCGTTGACACGGTCCTGATCAATCAGCAACCAGCCGGTGGGGCCAAGCTGTGTGCCTTCGCTGCCGACGAGGGCGGCGGGGCTTTCGAAGATCCGGGCCATGATCAAGCCCGCTGGCTGGAAACCGGCACGATCTCGCCGGTCATATAGCTGGAAAGATCGCAGGCAAGAAAGAGCATGACATTGGCCACTTCCCACACTTCGGCGGGGCGGCCATAGGCTTCGGCCTTGACCAGTTCGGCCAGCTTTTCCTCGGTCGTCACCTTGGCCAGGAAGGGGTGCATGGCAAGGCTGGGCGCGACGGCATTGATGCGCACGCCGTGGTCGGCGGCTTCAA
It includes:
- a CDS encoding TetR/AcrR family transcriptional regulator translates to MTQRNASDRLKVRKRIPAAERRGSLIRAARKVFAERGFDGAKTSAIAEAAGVSEALLYRHFPSKRALYGAVLRQLIQTQNAVYDAIGSPAPSTESLVVVVSGYLRACVDPEQSSWREGLKVLLSSLAGDGTYAGTVYRRATGLTVEPLAAALSAARACGDIEGPALSPLHTAMFIEHVGTMISVASQLPHGSAPYEADLVRVVDDAIWFCCRGVGLNIAAITRCLAAVRNDVPRILGRPARKRRSATANP
- a CDS encoding alpha/beta hydrolase, whose amino-acid sequence is MGAYNIEKGVVDLGHIKLPVPDTISPEAQAYLSANPWGDIPEPPEPIPMWVMREGMDQAMQGLNQYALSIWPCEVEETLIAGVRCHRIRKPGAPDATKDKVMINLHGGGFVIGSGALGEAIPIVGETGVEVIAVDYRLAPEHPYPAAVDDVLAVYKALLADYKPQDIVIFGTSAGGFLTAMTVMRLKKEGLPLPVCCGMFTAGGDLANLGDTFNYLTLSGFYGHTGFPVDHPLSERGKFLGDADRNDPLVTPIKGDLSDFPPTLLVSGTRDAVLSSAAMFHRALRRAGRDAELYVFEAMPHGFWYGYQLPETHETIGIMARFFEKHLGLTR
- a CDS encoding SDR family NAD(P)-dependent oxidoreductase, which gives rise to MTQRLAGKRLIVVGSATGIGAATVKRLIAEGAQVCAADINISGAEKVAEEAGPNAFAVAIDIADEASVQTAVAAAVARMGGLDGAHINAADLRVIMSDTDLLDMGMDVFDRTIAVNLRGHVLCARAVMPHLLKNEASAIVFTSSGSAHGAEPARACYAMAKAGINALMRHIAARWGKEGLTANVLAPGFTITGELKANLEQNGAEAQKWLDVYRAKTPHTRLGEAEDHAAVVAMLLSEDGRWINGSIIDVNGGSLMRA
- a CDS encoding FadD3 family acyl-CoA ligase — encoded protein: MTDQMGVWPQTIPHAAKAAAEQWGDRTGLIGPSQSWTFAQLWDDARATASAFWASGLRRGDRVGIWAPNSREWILAALGAQTLGATVIPLNTRFKGAEAADILRRARAKFVMAAGDFLKLDYGAMLAGEDLPDLAEVIRIDRDWEDFVARGKGADDPAVEEAFAQLTGDDICDIIFTSGTTGRPKGVLTAHAQAVQIFGDWAVRVDLRQGDRYLIVNPFFHTFGYKAGWAVCLTRGATIVPMAMFDVAETVRQIEVNKISFLPGPPTIYQSLLQELDGDKPRDFSSLRVAVTGAAPVAPALVERMRTELGMQNIVNGYGMTECGAIAMTRQGDDAQTIASTCGYPLPGIEVRSVDAQGHDNPPGVAGELWVRGHAVMRGYLDDPEATAEAIDAEGWLHTGDVGTIDKRGYLNITDRLKDMFITGGFNVYPAEVEKLLASHPAIAMAAVIGVPDERMGEVGRAYVVLRPGASVTEAELMAWSRGAMANYKVPRGFAFLDALPRNPAGKVQKTALRA
- a CDS encoding acetyl-CoA C-acyltransferase, which translates into the protein MRDAAIISTARTGVGKAYRGAFNDTEAPRMAAHVVDAAIARAGIDPARIDDVYMGCANQWNTQSYNIGRLAVHGSVLPDTTAGFAMDRKCSSGLNALAFAARGIIANEIDCALSGGTENVSLTIDKHYPNFRNRSEWVKEHDPYAYMAMIETAEIVADRYGVSREAQDRFAAQSQQRAAAAQAAGAFNDEIVPITVTKALFDKEGNETGKEQVTLDKDEGIRAGTTYEKLSELKPVHKNGQVVKEGRHITAGNASQLSDGASAQVVMDLATAQKEGLPILGVYRGFQVAGCGADEMGIGPVFAIPKLLDRAGLKIDDIGLWEINEAFASQAIYCQQKLGIDPEKLNVNGGGIAIGHPFAMTGSRLVGHALIEGKRRGVKYVVISMCVAGGMGAAGLFEVA
- a CDS encoding steroid Delta-isomerase gives rise to the protein MEAAVHEYVAAFEAGSAERVAALYAADATVEDPVGAPKYVGREAIQAFYSQSMATGAKLKLLGPIRVVADYAVFPFSVNLHWEGGDRRIDVIDTFRFNDANEIIEMRAFWGPTNMHGF
- a CDS encoding MaoC family dehydratase, encoding MARIFESPAALVGSEGTQLGPTGWLLIDQDRVNGFAEVTGDHQWIHVDVERAQSGPFGGTIAHGYLTMSLVNYFLPDLIEVRKFSAGVNVGTDKVRFLAPVLVGKRIRAVGEIVKVEEIKGAVQSTVRVTIEIEDNDKPACVIDTISRYYPE